DNA sequence from the Alosa sapidissima isolate fAloSap1 chromosome 13, fAloSap1.pri, whole genome shotgun sequence genome:
TCATCAGATTCATCAACAACCCAGTTTAGAAAAAAAGTTTACTTTTATGATTATAATCTAGTATAGTTAtctctttttaaataatcattaGGTGTAAAGGACCCATCCATGCCAGATATGCTTACTGAACATATTTAAAACAGTCTGCAACCATTCCATATgaatagattttttaaatataacaTAATATCTGTATCCTACAAGGAAATTTGTCACATTTGTGTCATGAAAATAATCCAAATGGACAAGAatgcattttaaaacaaattttTGACATTTCTTTCTATTACAATGACTAAATATGTGTATGGATTCAAACCGTATCTAAAATGTGTAACACAAGGATTTTTCAGTCTCACACTATGAAGTGTTATAGTAAGTACATCTCTGATCTTACCTTGTATCAGGGGGTTGGCTGGTTGGAGGGCTTTGGATtttgaggtgaaagtgctggTCAGCATATCCACAACAGGCCTATAGGATTGGGTACTCCAGAGCCAACAAAGACTGCTTCAACGGGGCAAAAGATGCCAAACCAAATTGGCTGGAGAAAGGATGTTGAAAATGGCTGACGGGGAGAACGGACAGAGGGCGGACCACACCCCTGCACCCCTCTCTGTGTCTACCGGCGCGAGACATGGATGAGCAAGAGTGGCACCCTTATGTAACAAATTACAAACTGTTACACTGGATTTCAGAAATGAATCATTAGACTGTTGCATCAGTTGTTTACCACCAAATTCCTGTCAGGCAGTAATGGTGCGTTGCATCATTGCCAATCGGTGTGAATGATGAGGACTTAACTGCTACACACTTGCCAACAACAGTCTACACTTTAACTATGAACACCTGAATATCTTTTAGGTATATTTTCTCCATGTATATCAACACATAGTTTGTGGTAATTGTGATAATTAGTGATCTGATTTACCTATTTTCCAAGTGTAAGGTATAGAGTCAGGGGTGATGTGGTGTCCACTGGAACACTCTTTGGCTCCTACAGCTCTCCAGCAGGGTGTGATTGGATAGAGTCATTATCCCAGTGGTGTTGGGTCATCATGCAGGGTTGTCCTATGAACCAAGTGCTAGGGTTTGGGGGGGGTAGTCAGTCTACGCCGAAACACAGACTGCAgccaaagaggaggagaaacagagagaagtgGCAAAAGTTGGGACTTTAAGGCGCGTAGAAAAAACACGGGACCACGTCAGGAGCCAGTAAAAGGTTTGTTTGGTTTGATTGTGACATcattaggatttttttttttatttaaccaAGCTGGATTaaattttaacaaaaaaaaaacaatgcagtcCCTGAAAAGGGGGTAATCAAACAGTTAGGGACAGTTCTGTGATACTGAGATATGTAAGCTATGAAGGAGACAGCAGGTTGAAATGACGACCATTTTTTTGATGATTATCCGAAGTGGTTTCAATGTGAAAGTCAGTGTCTTAAGTAACTTGAGTGACATTTAAAATCAAAGTCCTATTTACGCTGTGAAACTGAATTGCAAATGAGGTGTTATTTTATTAATGGGGACAAATCAGACGGACACAAGGCAGACATTAGCActgaaatgtgaaatgaattAATGATTGTCAATGAATGTCTTATTACAATCACCATGGCTCTCGGTCTGGACAGCTCCGCAAAACATTAAGAGAGGCATTTTAATTACCATACTAAAACGGTTAATTTAACATGCTAGTGTAAATGGCAGAAACAGGAAACAGTGTAGCCTTTTTTGAAAAAGCCCAGGAAGAAACAATTTCTACAGAAATAATATTTGTCTTGATGCTTTTTTATGAACCTCCCCAGCACGTGAACCGTGTTTGCTTTAGTGTGTTAACATTAGGTGCTTTTCCTTTTTACTTAACCTATAAAATAAACACTGATATATGAACCTTCCTATACAACTATGACAAAGATATTTGTGGACCATAATAAATATCACACACTCTGCcgctcaatatatatatatatggtttcTGGTCAAATCTGTGTTGACCTATCTCCCAAAGGCAGCATATGTTGTTAATTTAGATTTGTTTGGAGCCAGACATCCCTGTTTGCCTAGATACTGTAAACCTGCAGTTAATCATTTTGTGCCGTGATACCCGATACATATAAGAGCTCGGTCACTGTCACACATGTAACAAAGATGTGCTGGAGTTCTGTCTACACTCACTTTAGGGATGATACCAGGTAGGAtactccacaaaaaaaaaagtatctgTCAATATAGTGGTAACTGTATTTATCCCATATGATGTCTCcccaagaaaaaaagaaactatAAGAAAATGTtcttaaatgtttttattttgtttaattttTGCAATAATTAATTATCATTTCAGTTTGAATCCACTGGACGGGAAGCTACAAAGGCTTTTCTGCGCGTAGAGAAGCCATGAGGGCCCTCTTTATCAACTCCACCCTGCTCCTCATCCACCGACCAGCCAATGCATCTGTGGTGGAGCTGACAGTGTTTGAGAGGTGCACGGCAATGCCGGAGGTTCTGTTGTTTTATTTCTGCCTGCAGTTCATCAACCTGTTCCTGGGCATCCCGGCCAACGTCATGGTCCTTTGGCTCATCCACAGGACCAAAGGGGACTCCTCCACATCGGACATCTTTATCCTACACCTGGCCGTCCTGGACACATTCTTTTGCCTCATTCCGCCCCTGGAGTTCGCCAACCTCATGTACCTGACGGTGGACAGCACATGGTACGTCCTGCGCTTCTTCTACGGCATCAAGGACTCCTCACCTCTCTTCCTCGCCTGCATCTGCATGGACCGCTACATGGCCGTGCGTCACCCAATCCTCTTCACCGAGCTAAAGGACCGCAAGCACCGGTCTGTGTGCGTAGCCGTCGTCTGGCTCATCACGCTGGCGTACGCCGCCGCCAAGTGTGTGGGAGACATCCCTAACTTCGAGAAGGTCTTCACCGTCATGATCCTGGCCGCCTTCCTCTTCATGGTCTTCTGCAACATCTCCATCCTCTGGGCTCTTAGCCAGTCCGGCCCCGGCCGCGACGAGATGCACCCGGTCAAGAAGAGGGCCTTCAAGATGGTGCTCATCATCCTGGCCATCATCATCTTCAACTACTTGCCGCCCGTCGCCCTCTTCCCGTTCCAGGTGTACTTCACGGATGACGTGTTCAAATGCTACATCCACTACATTGCCTTCGGCTTCATGGACATCAGTAGCAGCATCCAGCCGATGCTCTACCTCTCCAAGGAGAAGCTGATTATCCCAAGCTGTAGAACTAAAGACGGCTGCTGCAGCCGTTGCAGCTGTTGCTGTGCTGTGACGGGTGAAATGGAGGTGAGCACTTAGGGTTGCGTTTAGGTCCACAGAATTCACATATaatgacagagaaaaaaaaaaaagtaattgcaTCTTTAAAAATAGACTTGAGCTGCGATTAGTACAGTGGTTAATGTGGTTTAGTTTTGCCTCTTGTTGAGGACATTAGTCTTGTTGACTACAATTACAAGGTCAACTCCACTTGGGAGACTGCGGTACCTTCATTTTCTCCAGTAAACTTATGTTTGATTGTTGTTATTCAGTTGTGTATAATATGCTTTATACTTTAGATTTTTGTATCACACATTGCATATGTATCATTTGAATGTAAAAAAGCTAATTAAGATTAATGTCAGTAAtgtaaaacaaaacattatGGTGAATATAATATGTGCACAATTAAAGcaaattaaatatttaaacaaCACTTCTATTCCTCTGTCATATTAAagatgcatactgacaatca
Encoded proteins:
- the LOC121680504 gene encoding proteinase-activated receptor 3, with translation MRALFINSTLLLIHRPANASVVELTVFERCTAMPEVLLFYFCLQFINLFLGIPANVMVLWLIHRTKGDSSTSDIFILHLAVLDTFFCLIPPLEFANLMYLTVDSTWYVLRFFYGIKDSSPLFLACICMDRYMAVRHPILFTELKDRKHRSVCVAVVWLITLAYAAAKCVGDIPNFEKVFTVMILAAFLFMVFCNISILWALSQSGPGRDEMHPVKKRAFKMVLIILAIIIFNYLPPVALFPFQVYFTDDVFKCYIHYIAFGFMDISSSIQPMLYLSKEKLIIPSCRTKDGCCSRCSCCCAVTGEMEVST